A window from Pseudomonas campi encodes these proteins:
- the pyrH gene encoding UMP kinase, translating to MAQQVSGRQPRYKRILLKLSGEALMGSEDFGIDPKVLDRMALEVGQLVGIGVQVGLVIGGGNLFRGAALSAAGMDRVTGDHMGMLATVMNALAMRDALERSNIPAIVMSAISMVGVTDHYDRRKAMRHLKTGEVVIFAAGTGNPFFTTDSAACLRAIEIDADIVLKATKVDGVYTADPFKDPNAEKFDRLTYDEVLDRKLGVMDLTAICLCRDHKMPLRVFNMNKPGALLNIVVGGAEGTLIEEDAQ from the coding sequence ATGGCTCAGCAGGTGAGTGGTCGCCAACCTCGCTATAAACGCATTCTGCTCAAACTTAGCGGCGAGGCCCTGATGGGCTCCGAAGACTTCGGTATCGACCCGAAGGTTCTCGATCGCATGGCCCTGGAAGTCGGCCAACTGGTCGGCATCGGTGTGCAGGTCGGTCTGGTGATCGGCGGCGGCAACCTGTTCCGCGGTGCGGCGCTGTCCGCGGCCGGCATGGATCGGGTCACCGGTGACCACATGGGCATGCTCGCTACCGTGATGAACGCCCTGGCCATGCGCGATGCGCTGGAGCGCTCGAATATCCCGGCTATCGTGATGTCGGCGATTTCCATGGTCGGCGTGACCGATCATTACGATCGGCGCAAGGCCATGCGCCACCTGAAAACCGGTGAAGTGGTGATTTTTGCGGCCGGTACCGGCAATCCGTTCTTCACCACTGATTCCGCCGCCTGTCTGCGCGCGATCGAGATCGATGCCGATATCGTGCTCAAGGCCACCAAGGTCGATGGCGTGTACACTGCCGATCCTTTCAAAGACCCCAATGCCGAGAAATTCGATCGTCTGACCTATGACGAGGTGCTCGACCGCAAGCTGGGTGTCATGGATCTGACGGCCATCTGCCTGTGCCGCGATCACAAGATGCCGCTGCGGGTTTTCAACATGAACAAGCCAGGCGCCCTGCTGAATATCGTGGTGGGCGGCGCCGAAGGAACCCTGATCGAGGAGGATGCACAATGA
- the rpsB gene encoding 30S ribosomal protein S2 encodes MSQVNMRDMLKAGVHFGHQTRYWNPKMGKFIFGARNKIHIINLEKTLPMFNEALSFVEKLANGKNKILFVGTKRSAGKIVAEEAARCGSPYVDHRWLGGMLTNYKTIRASIKRLRDLETQSQDGTFAKLTKKEALMRTRDLQKLDRSLGGIKDMGGLPDALFVIDVDHERIAITEANKLGIPVIGVVDTNSSPEGVDFIIPGNDDAIRAIQLYMGAMADAVIRGRTNAAGGADEFVEEASSEASEG; translated from the coding sequence ATGTCCCAAGTCAATATGCGCGATATGCTGAAGGCCGGTGTGCACTTCGGCCACCAGACCCGTTACTGGAACCCGAAAATGGGCAAGTTCATTTTCGGCGCGCGCAACAAGATCCACATCATCAACTTGGAAAAGACCCTGCCGATGTTCAACGAGGCTCTGTCCTTCGTTGAGAAACTGGCTAACGGCAAGAACAAGATTCTGTTCGTGGGCACCAAGCGTTCCGCTGGCAAGATCGTTGCTGAAGAAGCTGCACGTTGCGGTTCGCCGTACGTCGATCACCGCTGGTTGGGCGGCATGCTGACCAACTACAAAACCATCCGTGCTTCGATCAAGCGCCTGCGTGATCTGGAAACCCAGTCCCAGGACGGCACCTTCGCCAAGCTGACCAAGAAAGAAGCCCTGATGCGCACCCGCGACCTGCAAAAGCTGGATCGCAGCCTGGGTGGTATCAAGGACATGGGCGGTCTGCCGGACGCTCTGTTCGTGATCGACGTTGACCACGAGCGCATTGCTATCACCGAAGCCAACAAGCTGGGCATCCCGGTCATCGGCGTAGTCGATACCAACAGCAGCCCGGAAGGCGTTGACTTCATCATCCCGGGTAACGACGACGCCATCCGCGCCATCCAGCTGTACATGGGTGCCATGGCCGACGCCGTAATCCGTGGTCGCACCAACGCTGCCGGTGGCGCCGACGAGTTCGTCGAAGAAGCGTCCTCCGAGGCCAGCGAAGGCTGA
- the uppS gene encoding polyprenyl diphosphate synthase, whose protein sequence is MVKSKQEAQAIVPRHVAIIMDGNNRWAKKRLLPGVAGHKAGVDAVRAVIEVCAEAGVEVLTLFAFSSENWQRPAEEVGALMELFLGALRREAKKLKENAISLRIIGDRSRFHPELQAAMREAEQATAGENRFVLQVAANYGGQWDIAQAAQRLARDVQAGHLQPEDLTPELLQSCLATGDLPLPDLCIRTGGEHRISNFLLWQLAYSELYFSDLFWPDFKHEAMRKALADFSTRQRRFGKTSEQVEAEARN, encoded by the coding sequence ATGGTCAAGAGCAAGCAGGAAGCCCAGGCGATAGTGCCGCGTCACGTGGCCATCATCATGGATGGGAACAATCGCTGGGCGAAAAAGCGTCTGCTGCCTGGCGTGGCCGGACACAAGGCCGGCGTCGATGCCGTGCGTGCGGTGATCGAGGTGTGCGCCGAGGCTGGGGTCGAGGTGTTGACTCTGTTCGCCTTCTCCAGTGAGAACTGGCAGCGCCCGGCCGAGGAGGTCGGGGCGTTGATGGAGCTGTTCCTCGGTGCTCTGCGTCGCGAGGCGAAGAAGCTCAAGGAGAATGCCATCAGTCTGCGCATCATCGGTGATCGCTCGCGCTTTCATCCGGAGTTGCAGGCTGCCATGCGCGAGGCCGAGCAGGCCACCGCCGGGGAAAATCGCTTCGTCCTGCAGGTGGCGGCCAATTATGGTGGCCAGTGGGATATCGCTCAGGCTGCTCAGCGTCTGGCGCGTGATGTGCAGGCCGGGCATCTGCAGCCGGAAGATCTGACTCCCGAGCTGTTGCAGAGCTGCCTTGCTACGGGTGATCTGCCGCTGCCGGACCTGTGCATTCGTACCGGTGGTGAGCACCGCATCAGCAATTTCCTGCTCTGGCAGCTGGCTTACTCCGAGCTGTATTTCTCCGACCTGTTCTGGCCGGATTTCAAACACGAGGCCATGCGCAAGGCGCTGGCCGATTTCTCTACCCGCCAGCGGCGCTTCGGCAAGACCAGCGAGCAGGTAGAAGCCGAGGCGCGTAACTGA
- the dapC gene encoding succinyldiaminopimelate transaminase encodes MNHALTQLQPYPFEKLRALLAGAQPPADKRPIALSIGEPKHKSPTFVAEALSANLDQLAVYPTTLGIPALREAIAAWCERRFKVPAGWLDAARHVLPVNGTREALFAFTQTVVSRESQGLVVSPNPFYQIYEGAALLAGATPHYLPCLEANGFNPDFDAVPTDVWQRCQILFLCSPGNPTGALVPLEQLKKLIALADQHDFVIAADECYSELYFDEDNPPPGLLSACAELGRSDFKRCVVFHSLSKRSNLPGLRSGFVAGDADILKAFLLYRTYHGCAMPVQTQLASVAAWNDEAHVRTNRDLYREKFAAMLDILGPVLDVQRPDGGFYLWAKTPGDDSQFTRELFAQQHVTVVPGSYLSREVNGDNPGARRVRMALVAPLTECVEAAERIRQFIRG; translated from the coding sequence ATGAATCACGCCCTGACCCAGCTACAGCCCTACCCCTTCGAGAAACTGCGGGCCCTGCTCGCCGGCGCCCAGCCGCCGGCAGACAAACGTCCGATCGCCCTGTCCATCGGCGAACCCAAGCACAAGTCGCCGACCTTCGTCGCCGAAGCACTGAGCGCCAATCTCGATCAGCTGGCCGTTTACCCAACCACCCTGGGCATCCCGGCCCTGCGCGAAGCCATCGCCGCCTGGTGTGAACGCCGCTTCAAGGTGCCGGCCGGCTGGCTGGATGCCGCGCGCCACGTGCTGCCGGTCAACGGCACGCGTGAGGCGCTGTTCGCCTTCACCCAGACCGTGGTAAGCCGTGAGAGCCAGGGCCTGGTGGTCAGCCCCAACCCGTTCTACCAGATCTACGAAGGCGCCGCCCTGCTCGCCGGCGCCACCCCGCATTACCTGCCCTGCCTGGAAGCCAACGGCTTCAACCCGGACTTCGACGCCGTACCGACCGATGTCTGGCAGCGCTGCCAGATCCTTTTTCTCTGCTCGCCCGGCAACCCCACCGGCGCCCTGGTACCGCTCGAACAGCTGAAAAAGCTGATCGCCCTGGCCGACCAGCATGACTTCGTCATCGCCGCCGACGAGTGCTACAGCGAGCTGTATTTCGACGAGGACAACCCGCCACCGGGTCTGCTCAGCGCCTGCGCCGAACTGGGCCGCAGTGACTTCAAGCGCTGCGTGGTGTTCCACAGCCTGTCCAAGCGCTCCAACCTGCCGGGCCTGCGCTCGGGCTTCGTCGCTGGCGATGCCGACATCCTCAAAGCCTTCCTGCTGTACCGCACCTACCACGGCTGCGCCATGCCGGTGCAGACCCAGCTGGCCAGCGTCGCCGCCTGGAACGACGAAGCCCACGTACGCACCAACCGCGATCTGTACCGCGAGAAGTTCGCCGCCATGCTCGACATTCTCGGACCGGTACTCGACGTGCAGCGCCCCGACGGCGGTTTCTACCTGTGGGCCAAGACGCCGGGCGACGACAGCCAGTTCACCCGCGAACTGTTCGCCCAGCAGCACGTCACCGTGGTGCCCGGCTCCTACCTGTCACGCGAAGTGAATGGCGACAACCCGGGCGCCAGGCGCGTGCGCATGGCCCTGGTCGCACCGCTGACCGAATGCGTGGAAGCCGCCGAGCGCATTCGCCAATTCATTCGCGGCTGA
- the frr gene encoding ribosome recycling factor: MINEIKKDTQERMQKSLESLSHAFSRIRTGQAHPSILGGVMVPYYGADTPLNQVANVTVKDARTLQVVAFERGMLAAVDKAIQSSGLGFNPTNLGELLLISMPALTEETRKGFTKQARGEAENARVAVRNIRRDALAQLKDLVKEKEISEDEERRASDEVQKLTDKFVAEVEKALEAKEADLMAV, translated from the coding sequence ATGATCAACGAGATCAAGAAAGACACCCAGGAACGCATGCAGAAGAGTCTGGAGTCGCTGAGTCATGCGTTCAGCCGGATTCGTACCGGTCAGGCGCACCCGAGCATTCTGGGCGGCGTGATGGTGCCTTACTACGGCGCTGATACCCCGCTCAATCAGGTGGCCAACGTCACCGTCAAGGATGCCCGCACCCTGCAGGTGGTGGCGTTCGAGCGCGGCATGCTGGCTGCCGTCGACAAGGCGATCCAGAGTTCCGGCCTGGGCTTCAATCCGACCAACCTGGGTGAGCTGCTGCTGATCTCGATGCCGGCGCTGACCGAGGAAACCCGCAAGGGCTTCACCAAGCAGGCGCGTGGCGAAGCGGAAAACGCCCGTGTGGCGGTGCGCAATATTCGTCGTGATGCCCTGGCCCAGCTGAAAGACCTGGTCAAGGAAAAGGAAATCAGCGAAGACGAAGAACGCCGCGCTTCCGACGAGGTGCAGAAGCTGACCGACAAGTTCGTCGCCGAGGTGGAAAAGGCTCTGGAAGCCAAAGAAGCCGATCTGATGGCGGTGTGA
- a CDS encoding phosphatidate cytidylyltransferase yields the protein MLKQRIITALLLLPIALGGFFLLDGGLFALFIGAVVTLGAWEWARLAGFAAQGLRVGYAALVAALLYLLYLTPALAPWLLGAAVLWWALATLLVLTYPDSSRYWGGLPGKLLIGLLILLPAWQGLVLLKQWPQANMLIIAVMVLVWGADIGAYFAGKAFGKRKLAPSVSPGKSWEGLYGGLLASLLITAAVGLQQGWQAKGFALALAGAALVVLVSVVGDLTESMFKRQSGIKDSSNLLPGHGGVLDRIDSLTAAVPLFAVLLWLAGWNAQ from the coding sequence ATGCTCAAACAACGGATCATCACGGCGCTGCTTCTGCTGCCGATTGCTCTGGGTGGTTTCTTTCTGCTGGATGGTGGGCTGTTTGCTCTGTTCATCGGTGCAGTAGTCACCCTCGGCGCTTGGGAATGGGCGCGCCTGGCCGGCTTCGCCGCGCAAGGGCTGCGTGTCGGTTATGCTGCGCTGGTCGCAGCGCTGCTCTATCTGCTCTACCTCACCCCGGCGCTGGCGCCCTGGTTGCTGGGGGCTGCGGTGCTCTGGTGGGCGCTGGCGACCCTGCTGGTGCTGACCTATCCGGATAGCAGTCGCTACTGGGGTGGCCTGCCCGGCAAGTTGCTGATCGGCTTGCTGATCCTCCTGCCGGCCTGGCAAGGCCTGGTGCTGCTCAAGCAGTGGCCGCAGGCGAACATGCTGATCATCGCGGTGATGGTACTGGTCTGGGGTGCCGACATCGGCGCCTATTTCGCTGGCAAGGCCTTCGGCAAGCGCAAGCTGGCGCCGAGCGTTAGTCCCGGCAAGAGCTGGGAAGGTCTGTATGGCGGGCTACTGGCCAGCCTGCTGATCACCGCAGCTGTCGGCCTGCAGCAGGGTTGGCAGGCCAAGGGTTTTGCCCTGGCCCTGGCGGGCGCCGCGCTAGTGGTGCTGGTGTCGGTGGTCGGTGACCTGACCGAGAGCATGTTCAAGCGTCAGTCCGGGATCAAGGACAGCAGCAATCTGCTGCCTGGTCACGGTGGTGTGCTGGATCGTATCGACAGCCTGACCGCCGCCGTACCGCTGTTCGCCGTACTGCTCTGGCTGGCCGGCTGGAACGCGCAGTGA
- a CDS encoding [protein-PII] uridylyltransferase, giving the protein MPQMDPELFDRGQFQAELALKSSPIAAFKKALKQAREVLDGRFREGRDIRRLVEDRAWFVDQILQEAWKRFDWCEDADIALLAVGGYGRGELHPNSDIDLLILLDSADHEIFRSPIEGFLTLLWDIGLEVGQSVRSVDECAEEARADLTVITNLMESRTIAGPEHLRLRMQEVTSSAQMWPSKHFFLAKRKEQMARHAKYNDTEYNLEPNVKGSPGGLRDIQTILWVARRQLATLNLHSLVKEGFLVDSEYSMLAASQEFLWKVRYALHMLAGRAEDRLLFDHQRKIAALLGFEDGDGRMAVERFMQKYYRVVMGVAELSELINQHFEEVILRAGECGTAQPLNSRFQLRDGYIEVTSAGVFKRTPFAILEVFALMAQHPEIKGVRADTIRLLRDSRHLIDDDFRRDIRNTSLFIELFKSPQGIHRNLRRMNRYGLLGRYLPEFGLIVGQMQHDLFHIYTVDAHTLNLIKHLRKLKWPELAEKFPLASKIMGKLPKPELIYLAGLYHDIGKGRGGDHSELGAVDAEAFCVRHQLPTWDTRLITWLVQNHLVMSTTAQRKDLSDPQVIFDFAQLVGDQTRLDYLYVLTVADINATNPSLWNSWRASLLRQLYTETKRALRRGLENPLDREEQIRQTQSSAIDILVRGGIDQDDAEQLWSQLGDDYFLRHTAADVAWHTEAILQHPAGNDPLVLIKETAQREFEGATQIFIYAPDQHDFFAVTVAAMDQLNLNIHDARVITSTSQFTLDTYIVLDTEGGRIGDNPARIKQIREGLIGALKNPDDYPNIIQRRVPRQLKHFAFAPQVSIHNDAQRPVTVIELTAPDRPGLLARIGKIFLDFDLSLQNAKIATLGERVEDIFFITDAHNQPLADPELCARLQDAIVQQLSHANGETQTTGAIRI; this is encoded by the coding sequence ATGCCGCAGATGGACCCGGAGTTGTTTGATCGCGGCCAGTTCCAGGCAGAACTGGCGCTCAAGTCCAGCCCCATCGCCGCGTTCAAGAAAGCCCTCAAGCAGGCCCGCGAAGTGCTCGACGGGCGCTTCCGCGAAGGCCGTGATATCCGCCGTCTGGTCGAAGACCGCGCCTGGTTCGTCGACCAGATCCTCCAGGAAGCCTGGAAACGCTTCGACTGGTGCGAAGACGCCGACATCGCCCTGCTGGCGGTTGGCGGCTACGGGCGCGGCGAGCTGCACCCCAACTCCGACATCGACCTGCTGATCCTGCTCGACAGCGCCGACCACGAAATCTTCCGCAGCCCCATCGAAGGCTTCCTTACCCTGCTCTGGGACATCGGCCTGGAAGTCGGCCAGAGCGTGCGCTCGGTGGACGAGTGCGCCGAAGAAGCCCGCGCCGACCTGACGGTGATCACCAACCTGATGGAAAGCCGCACTATCGCCGGCCCCGAGCACCTGCGCCTGCGTATGCAGGAGGTCACCAGCAGCGCGCAGATGTGGCCGAGCAAGCACTTCTTCCTGGCCAAGCGCAAAGAACAGATGGCGCGCCACGCCAAGTACAACGACACCGAATACAACCTCGAACCCAATGTGAAGGGCTCGCCCGGGGGCCTGCGCGACATCCAGACCATCCTCTGGGTGGCTCGCCGCCAACTCGCCACCCTCAACCTGCATTCGCTGGTCAAGGAAGGCTTCCTGGTCGACAGCGAGTACAGCATGCTCGCCGCCAGCCAGGAGTTCCTGTGGAAGGTGCGCTACGCCCTGCACATGCTCGCCGGCCGCGCCGAAGACCGCCTACTGTTCGACCACCAGCGCAAGATCGCCGCCCTGCTCGGCTTCGAGGACGGTGACGGGCGCATGGCCGTCGAGCGCTTCATGCAGAAGTACTACCGGGTGGTGATGGGCGTCGCCGAGCTGAGCGAGCTGATCAACCAGCACTTCGAGGAAGTCATCCTGCGCGCCGGCGAATGCGGCACGGCGCAGCCGCTGAACAGTCGCTTCCAGCTGCGCGACGGCTATATCGAAGTGACCAGCGCCGGGGTATTCAAGCGCACCCCGTTCGCCATCCTCGAAGTCTTCGCACTGATGGCACAGCACCCCGAGATCAAGGGCGTGCGCGCCGACACCATCCGCCTGCTGCGCGACAGCCGCCACCTGATCGACGACGACTTCCGCCGCGATATCCGCAACACCAGCCTGTTCATCGAGCTGTTCAAGTCGCCCCAGGGCATCCACCGCAACCTGCGCAGGATGAACCGCTACGGCCTCCTCGGCCGCTACCTGCCGGAGTTCGGTCTGATCGTCGGACAGATGCAGCACGACCTGTTCCACATCTATACGGTCGATGCGCACACGCTGAACCTGATCAAGCACCTGCGCAAACTCAAGTGGCCGGAGCTGGCGGAAAAATTCCCGCTGGCCAGCAAGATCATGGGCAAGCTGCCCAAGCCGGAGCTGATCTACCTCGCCGGCCTCTATCACGACATCGGCAAGGGCCGCGGCGGCGACCACTCGGAACTGGGCGCGGTGGATGCCGAAGCCTTCTGCGTACGCCACCAGCTGCCGACCTGGGACACCCGCCTGATCACCTGGCTGGTGCAGAACCACCTGGTGATGTCGACCACCGCCCAGCGCAAGGACCTCTCCGACCCGCAGGTGATCTTCGACTTCGCCCAGCTGGTCGGCGACCAGACCCGTCTCGACTACCTCTACGTGCTGACCGTGGCCGACATCAACGCCACCAACCCCAGCTTGTGGAACTCCTGGCGCGCCAGCCTGCTGCGCCAGCTCTACACCGAGACCAAGCGCGCCCTGCGCCGCGGCCTGGAAAACCCGCTGGACCGCGAGGAACAGATCCGCCAGACGCAGAGCTCGGCGATCGACATCCTGGTGCGCGGCGGCATCGACCAGGACGACGCCGAGCAGCTGTGGAGCCAGCTCGGCGACGACTACTTCCTGCGCCATACCGCGGCCGACGTGGCCTGGCACACCGAGGCAATCCTCCAGCACCCGGCCGGCAACGACCCACTGGTGCTGATCAAGGAAACCGCCCAGCGCGAGTTCGAGGGCGCGACGCAGATCTTCATCTACGCCCCGGACCAGCACGACTTCTTCGCCGTGACCGTGGCCGCCATGGACCAGCTCAACCTGAACATCCATGACGCGCGGGTGATCACCTCCACCAGCCAGTTCACCCTCGACACCTATATCGTGCTGGATACCGAGGGCGGACGCATCGGCGACAACCCGGCGCGGATCAAGCAGATCCGCGAAGGCCTGATCGGCGCACTGAAGAATCCGGACGACTACCCGAACATCATCCAGCGCCGCGTGCCGCGCCAGCTCAAGCATTTCGCTTTCGCCCCGCAGGTGAGCATCCACAACGATGCGCAGCGCCCGGTGACCGTGATCGAGCTGACCGCCCCGGACCGCCCCGGCCTGCTGGCACGGATCGGCAAGATCTTCCTGGACTTCGACCTGTCGCTGCAGAACGCCAAGATCGCCACCCTGGGCGAGCGCGTGGAAGACATCTTCTTCATCACCGACGCGCACAACCAGCCGCTGGCCGACCCGGAACTGTGCGCCCGCTTGCAGGACGCCATCGTCCAGCAACTGTCGCACGCCAACGGCGAAACCCAGACCACCGGCGCCATCCGCATCTGA
- the ispC gene encoding 1-deoxy-D-xylulose-5-phosphate reductoisomerase, which translates to MSQPQQITVLGATGSIGLSTLDVIARHPDRYQVFALSGFSRLQELEQLCRTHRPQFAVTPDEASAAALQRALRAADVPTEVLAGAQALCDVSAHPEVDAVMAAIVGAAGLQPTLAAVEAGKKVLLANKEALVMSGDLFIQAVRRSGAVLLPIDSEHNAIFQCLPGDYARGLGAVGVRRILLTASGGPFRETPLAELEQVSPEQACAHPNWSMGRKISVDSASMMNKGLELIEACWLFDARPSQVEVVIHPQSVIHSLVDYVDGSVLAQLGNPDMRTPIAHALAWPERIDSGVAPLDLFAVARLDFQRPDEQRFPCLRLARQAAEVGGSAPALLNAANEIAVAAFLERRIRFPEIARIIDEVLNLEAAVAVESLDAVLAADARARVLAGEWLNRHGR; encoded by the coding sequence GTGAGTCAGCCGCAGCAGATCACCGTGCTGGGGGCGACCGGTTCGATCGGTCTCAGCACCCTGGATGTGATTGCGCGTCATCCCGATCGTTATCAGGTGTTTGCGTTGAGCGGTTTCTCGCGCCTGCAGGAGCTGGAGCAGCTCTGTCGCACACATCGCCCGCAATTCGCGGTAACCCCTGATGAGGCTTCGGCGGCTGCACTGCAGCGTGCGTTGCGCGCTGCAGATGTACCGACCGAGGTATTGGCGGGTGCGCAGGCGCTGTGCGACGTGTCTGCTCATCCCGAGGTGGATGCGGTGATGGCCGCCATTGTTGGCGCTGCTGGCTTGCAGCCGACCCTGGCGGCGGTCGAGGCCGGCAAGAAGGTGCTGCTGGCCAACAAGGAAGCGCTGGTGATGTCCGGCGACCTGTTCATCCAGGCTGTGCGCCGCAGCGGTGCCGTGCTTTTGCCGATCGACAGCGAGCACAATGCGATCTTCCAGTGTCTGCCTGGCGACTACGCCCGCGGCTTGGGGGCGGTCGGCGTGCGGCGGATCCTGCTGACCGCTTCGGGTGGGCCGTTTCGCGAAACGCCGTTGGCCGAGCTGGAGCAGGTCAGTCCCGAACAGGCCTGCGCCCATCCCAACTGGTCGATGGGGCGCAAGATCTCCGTCGATTCGGCGAGCATGATGAACAAGGGGCTGGAGCTGATCGAGGCCTGCTGGCTGTTCGATGCCAGGCCGTCTCAGGTTGAGGTGGTGATCCACCCGCAGAGCGTGATCCATTCACTGGTCGACTACGTGGATGGCTCGGTATTGGCGCAGCTGGGTAACCCGGATATGCGCACACCCATCGCCCATGCACTGGCCTGGCCCGAACGGATCGACTCCGGGGTGGCGCCACTGGATCTGTTCGCTGTGGCGCGTCTGGATTTCCAGCGCCCGGATGAACAGCGTTTTCCTTGTCTGCGCCTGGCGCGGCAGGCAGCGGAAGTCGGTGGCAGTGCGCCGGCCTTGCTCAATGCGGCTAATGAAATTGCGGTGGCGGCCTTTCTCGAGCGGCGCATCCGCTTTCCCGAGATCGCGCGTATCATCGATGAAGTGCTGAATCTTGAGGCGGCCGTTGCGGTCGAAAGTCTCGATGCGGTACTGGCCGCCGATGCCCGGGCACGGGTGCTGGCCGGTGAGTGGTTGAATCGCCACGGGCGTTGA
- the map gene encoding type I methionyl aminopeptidase, which produces MTVTIKTPAEIEKMRIAGRLAAEVLEMIGEHVKPGVTTEEIDRICHDFIVNVQKAIPAPLNYGAAPGRPGFPKSICTSLNHVVCHGIPNEKPLKDGDVLNIDVTVIKDGYHGDTSKMFMVGKVPEWAVKLAQVTQESMYKGIQLVKPGARLGDIGEVIQKHAEKHGFSVVREYCGHGIGAVFHEEPQVLHYGRAGTGMELKEGMTFTIEPMINQGRPETRLLGDGWTAITKDRKLSAQWEHTILVTADGYEILTLRSDDSLPRTSV; this is translated from the coding sequence ATGACCGTCACCATCAAGACTCCCGCAGAAATCGAAAAAATGCGCATCGCCGGCCGCTTGGCCGCCGAAGTGCTGGAGATGATCGGCGAGCACGTCAAACCCGGCGTCACCACCGAAGAAATCGACCGCATCTGCCACGACTTTATCGTCAACGTGCAGAAGGCCATTCCGGCGCCGCTCAACTACGGCGCCGCGCCAGGCCGCCCGGGCTTTCCCAAGTCGATCTGCACCTCGCTCAACCACGTGGTCTGCCACGGCATCCCCAACGAGAAGCCGCTGAAAGACGGCGACGTGCTGAACATCGACGTCACCGTAATCAAGGACGGCTACCACGGCGACACCAGCAAGATGTTCATGGTCGGCAAGGTGCCCGAGTGGGCGGTCAAGCTGGCCCAGGTCACCCAGGAATCTATGTACAAGGGCATCCAGCTGGTCAAGCCGGGCGCACGCCTGGGCGACATCGGCGAAGTGATCCAGAAGCATGCCGAGAAGCACGGCTTCAGCGTGGTGCGCGAGTACTGCGGGCATGGCATCGGCGCCGTGTTCCATGAAGAGCCGCAAGTGCTGCACTACGGCCGCGCCGGCACCGGTATGGAGCTCAAGGAAGGCATGACCTTCACCATCGAGCCGATGATCAACCAGGGTCGCCCGGAAACCCGCCTGCTCGGCGACGGCTGGACCGCCATCACCAAGGACCGCAAGCTCTCCGCCCAGTGGGAGCACACCATCCTGGTCACCGCCGACGGCTACGAGATCCTCACCCTGCGCAGCGACGACAGCCTGCCGCGCACTTCCGTCTGA
- the tsf gene encoding translation elongation factor Ts, whose product MAEITAALVKELRERTGEGMMDCKKALTKAGGDIEKAIDDMRASGAIKAAKKAGNIAAEGAIAVKDDGKSAVLLEVNSQTDFLALQDDFKAFVAASVEQAFADKLTTVEPLIEAREADRLVLVGKTGENVNIRRLARVEGDVLGSYLHGNKIGVVVALKGGSVELAKDIAMHVAASNPEFLLPSQVSAEAIEREKNVFLSLNEDKMKGKPAEIVEKMIAGRISKFLAEASLVEQAFVKDPEITVGALAKKGGAEIVSFTRFAVGEGIEKPVDNFADEVAAQVAAASKQ is encoded by the coding sequence ATGGCAGAAATTACTGCAGCCCTGGTTAAAGAACTGCGCGAGCGCACTGGCGAAGGCATGATGGATTGCAAAAAGGCCTTGACCAAGGCCGGCGGCGACATCGAAAAAGCCATCGACGACATGCGTGCCTCGGGCGCCATCAAGGCCGCCAAGAAGGCTGGCAACATTGCCGCCGAAGGCGCCATCGCAGTCAAGGACGACGGTAAATCCGCCGTTCTGCTGGAAGTCAACTCGCAGACCGACTTCCTGGCCCTGCAAGACGACTTCAAAGCCTTCGTCGCTGCCAGCGTCGAGCAGGCTTTCGCTGACAAGCTGACCACCGTTGAGCCGCTGATCGAAGCCCGTGAAGCCGATCGTCTGGTGCTGGTTGGCAAGACCGGTGAAAACGTCAACATCCGCCGTCTGGCCCGTGTTGAAGGCGACGTGCTGGGTTCCTACCTGCACGGCAACAAGATTGGTGTGGTCGTGGCTCTGAAAGGCGGTAGCGTCGAGCTGGCCAAAGACATCGCCATGCACGTAGCTGCCAGCAACCCGGAATTCCTGCTGCCGAGCCAGGTCTCTGCCGAGGCCATCGAGCGCGAGAAGAACGTGTTCCTGTCCCTGAACGAAGACAAGATGAAGGGCAAGCCGGCTGAAATCGTCGAGAAGATGATTGCCGGTCGCATCAGCAAGTTCCTGGCCGAGGCCAGCCTGGTTGAGCAAGCCTTCGTCAAGGATCCGGAAATCACCGTCGGTGCTCTGGCCAAGAAAGGCGGCGCTGAAATCGTTTCCTTCACCCGCTTCGCGGTCGGTGAAGGCATCGAGAAGCCGGTCGACAACTTCGCTGACGAAGTTGCTGCTCAAGTGGCTGCCGCCAGCAAGCAGTAA